One window of Akkermansia biwaensis genomic DNA carries:
- a CDS encoding 50S ribosomal protein L25, whose product MATSHSLKAEARACGSGNLKQLRSQGLVPGVVYGPGFDNVNIQVDAREFSRMLASAVSEHILVALDIDGKVVKVLLKEIQHNPITNACLHVDFQAVKDSTVIHSIVPVILEGDPAGVALGGVLDQTIHELSVTCQVKDLPESIKADVSGLKIGESLSIADLKLPAGVNTELAGDVIVAIVEAPRVSSEEAAPAAAEAAAE is encoded by the coding sequence ATGGCTACATCCCATTCCCTCAAGGCCGAAGCGAGAGCCTGCGGCTCCGGTAATCTGAAGCAACTTCGCAGCCAGGGACTCGTTCCCGGCGTGGTGTACGGTCCCGGTTTTGACAATGTCAATATCCAGGTTGACGCCCGCGAATTTTCCCGCATGCTGGCTTCCGCCGTTTCCGAACATATTCTGGTCGCTCTGGACATCGACGGCAAGGTCGTGAAGGTTCTCCTCAAGGAAATCCAGCACAACCCCATCACGAATGCCTGCCTGCATGTTGACTTCCAGGCTGTGAAGGACTCCACCGTCATCCACTCCATCGTTCCCGTGATTCTGGAAGGCGACCCTGCCGGCGTAGCCCTGGGCGGCGTGCTTGACCAGACCATTCATGAACTGTCTGTCACCTGCCAGGTCAAGGACCTGCCGGAATCCATCAAGGCTGACGTTTCCGGCCTGAAGATCGGGGAAAGCCTGAGCATCGCGGACCTCAAGCTGCCTGCCGGCGTGAACACGGAACTGGCCGGCGACGTGATCGTGGCCATCGTGGAAGCTCCGCGCGTTTCTTCTGAAGAAGCCGCTCCCGCCGCCGCGGAAGCCGCTGCTGAATAA